The genome window AAGCAAACAGCAGGTTCACGTAAACGACAACTTGAATTTGCTGGGGCCTGCCATAACTGACAAAAAGTGAGTGAGGCTGTAGATATAGAggtaaattcatttttttttacttattttgctATTTTACATCGGTTTCGGGTAAGTCCCAAGTGGCCTACTTTCTTTTTCCTATGAGTTGAAGTGTCGAGCGAACCTTACAGCCCGTCAAGGACGGAGCGATAATTTACCGAAGATATATAGCATTAGCAACGCATTtatgatatatttttgttacgtaCTATTTGACAGAAATTCACACACAAACCCATGTAAGATATATTATATTtgcataataggctagtttcctactagtcaaatcagcttctttttaaaaactgtcaaaactatttgctaatatggaaatactatgaaatactgaggagtgacgtcacggtcaattcattgaCTTTATATCTTACTCTTtgacattaaattttaaacatgctactgtccatatatttcgtCTAATTTTGTGGTGCTTTAGGGGCCCCCACATCgggcgtctcgcgagcgtcgcgtcgggccaactgtatgggcaaagcctgatgccgcgtcgacgtcgcgtcgatgcggcgtctttttccatacagttggcccgacgcaaCGCTGTAACTGTACTGTAACTTTCTTCTCTTAGGTCTATGGAGAAGCCACACAGTGACTGTGATATGAAGACAACCGACAAGCTGACTTACCTGCTGCCGCAGCATCACCAACCAGCCTTCGTGCGCGCCTGCATGGCCTAAGTTACCGCCTCGTGTGCAGCCTTTCCCAGCCGGATGAATAGGTATGTACGGTACACTATCTAGTATctagctaggaacatactacgcggacgtccgccgtcgagcgaccgcgaccgatcggtgtgcacggtcttcgggacgtggcttcggctgaccaaaacatccagcgagccagatttcgatcggacgtacatgcgctcaaggccacgtccacgaccgtcgaccgatagtttgcacggttaagtgtatattcattgtccagatccgcgtctgcggtcgcgcgacgacggacgtccgcgtagtatgttcctagcttcatccCCACTTCATTTCATTACGATatgatagtatgaaagtgcgcccacgttgcgacgcaacttttttgtctGCGTGTTCGGCGACAAGCCTGCGCACAACTGTCTCCTTCCCTATTGATTTaatgcaagtgcgcacacgacGACAAAATTGTTCCCGTTcagttgtcattttgacatttaaaatgCCGATTGTTTAAGATGACATTGATATCTGTCGTTTAAGTGAAGAAGTAAAGGAAAGACCGATTTTATATGACAAGAATGTTGTAAAAGAATATTCCGACAATTGTGAGAAAAAACGATGCCGGGTTGTAAAATTCTAAGCAgttcatcaaaacttttaaacactcATTCTGGAgtaccaaaaatttttttttcataaggtctcaatttcatgaaaaaaggaaaagttgcgtcgctgtCGTTCCCGTGGGCGCACCTTGCAAATTGAGACAAAAAAGTCACAACTTTGTCGCCGGCGGGGCGCACCCCACTGCCATCTATGAGCTAATAGAAATTAATTTTAGATACACACACAGATTTAGATTACACTTAGATATCACTATTGTATcttcaaatacataatataacaaTTCCATTGCTACcaatagtaatattttaggtgTCCTGTTTAAAGATCTTTGCTACGTTTACCTGACTCTGTATATCTTTGGTATATCCCGTTTTCTTGTGACAGCTATGTGACGGATCTTAGTACCTATAAATCATGTATTACCAAGTTCTATAAcgtctcatcatcctccttgcgttatcccgacatttgccacggctcatgggagcctggggtccgcttttacaactaatcccaagatttggtgtaggttctagtttttacgaaagcgactgccatgtgaccttccaacccgaaggcgAGCCGGGGTAGAAACCTGCgatctccggaacgaaagtcgcacgtacttaccggtAATAAcatctgaccctttagcacaacttgccttgtcgcgcgcgagtccatacatcaagcgcgacttcaagtatggactcgcgcgcgacagagcaagttgtgctagaaggactgatataatatataaataataattttgacgaccggtctggcgcagtcggtggtggccctgcctgctacgccgcggtcccgggttttaATCCcggatgagcacagatatttgttcctgagtcatggatgttttctatgtatataagtatttatatattatatatatcgttgtctgagtacccataacacaagccttcttgagcttaccgtgggcctcagtcaatctgtgtaagaatgtcctataataatatttatttattatttattaatatttaataatagtaaTTTCCAGGCATGCAACCTCCCCGCGCACCAGTCCGAACAGCCCTGCTAACTGCGGCACCGTGCCTTCTGCCCTTCTCCTTCCGTGCGATCACCAGCATCCTCTGCAACTCTGCCAGCGTCCGCGATGTGTCCACTGGCGTCCTATACCGACGTACTTCAAACGCAGCGTTgttactatttatattacatgttaTATTACATGGACCTATATATGGGCCAAttagatcagtcaatgaatgctcaaaagggggtctaggtggaatggccgaaagcagaaagtttcactacgggatgttgttaggggtagacaggagacatacatactaaaagtcctcggactttggacgtgagctcgaagagggggatGAAAAAAAGTcccatttttttggttttttgctcatatttcaaaaactatgcgtcatacgagaTTTTGATTTACTacactttgaaagcttataaaattctctataactttgatctagaaacttttttctattctcatccattatctaggtatgagctcctaaaaactgtaaattttttaaaaatcgttttcccccactttttgcttcatacattgctccatatcttgcaaaatatttatcttagactaaagttttcttaaaaaatcttgtagatcattcaagttacccttcgggttggaaagtcagatggcagtcgctttcgtaaaactagtgcctacgccaaattatgggattagttgtcaaagtgaaccccaggctcccatgagccgt of Leguminivora glycinivorella isolate SPB_JAAS2020 chromosome 5, LegGlyc_1.1, whole genome shotgun sequence contains these proteins:
- the LOC125226665 gene encoding uncharacterized protein LOC125226665 isoform X2; protein product: MEPTFGEETTTQTMRLSLLPVVPQITFSSTWRSKQQVHVNDNLNLLGPAITDKKHATSPRTSPNSPANCGTVPSALLLPCDHQHPLQLCQRPRCVHWRPIPTYFKRSVVTIYITCYITWTYIWAN
- the LOC125226665 gene encoding uncharacterized protein LOC125226665 isoform X3, with protein sequence MNNGTHIWITFSSTWRSKQQVHVNDNLNLLGPAITDKKHATSPRTSPNSPANCGTVPSALLLPCDHQHPLQLCQRPRCVHWRPIPTYFKRSVVTIYITCYITWTYIWAN
- the LOC125226665 gene encoding uncharacterized protein LOC125226665 isoform X1, with translation MNNGTHIWMEHAIAAFVKISLNNGTESTDNQLINFIISMARITFSSTWRSKQQVHVNDNLNLLGPAITDKKHATSPRTSPNSPANCGTVPSALLLPCDHQHPLQLCQRPRCVHWRPIPTYFKRSVVTIYITCYITWTYIWAN
- the LOC125226665 gene encoding uncharacterized protein LOC125226665 isoform X4; translation: MNNGTHIWMEHAIAAFVKISLNNGTESTDNQLINFIISMARITFSSTWRSKQQVHVNDNLNLLGPAITDKKSMEKPHSDCDMKTTDKLTYLLPQHHQPAFVRACMA